The sequence AGCTTCGTCATCCGGTCCACCTGCCGGTTGAGCCCCGCGAGCGCCCGGCGAGGCCCCTCGCCCATCGCCTCGCCATACTTGCGCTCGGCGAGCTGCACCTGCATCTTCGCCGCCGCCAAGGGCGTGCGCAGCTCGTGCGAGGCCGCCGCCAGGAAGGCATCCTTCGCCGCGTTCGCCCGCGCCAGGGCCTCCCCCGCGCGCTTCGGGTCATCGATGTCCGTGGCGGTGATGATCCACCCGGTGACGAGCCCCTGGCCGTTGCGCTCCGGCACGGCCCGGCCCAGGAACCAACGGAAGGCACCGTCCTCGTGGCGGCGCATGCGGAACTGCACCTCGAAGGACTCGCCGGTGAGCACCGAGTGGCACCAGGCCGCGTACGCGCCCTCGCGGTCCTCGGGGTGCACGACCTCCGAGCGCCATAAGTCCTCCACCACGTCGGCGGGCAGACCGGACAGCTCGCACCACGCGCGATTGCCCTGGCGCAGCCGGCCCGTGGCGTCCGCGAAGAACACACACAGGGGCATGGCATTGGCCAGCACGCGGTAGCGGTACGCGCTCTCGCGCTCCAGGGTCTCGCGCTCGCGCTGGCGCAGCAGCGCTTCCTGGCGCTTGAGCTGCTGCTCCTTGAGGAACAGCTCCACGAAGACGGCCACCTTCGAGCGGAGGATCTCCGGCGCGAAGGGCTTGAGGACGTAGTCCACCGCGCCCTGGGCGTAGCCCCGGAACACGTGCGAGGCGTCGCGGCTGCGCGCGGTGAGGAAGACGATGGGGATGAAGCGCGAGCGCTCGCGCTCCTTGATGAGGCGGGCCGTCTCGAACCCATCCATGCCGGGCATCTGCACGTCCAGCAGGATGAGGGCGAAGTCCTCGCGCAACAGACGCAGGAGGGCCTCTTCTCCGGATTGCACCTTCACCACCTCGCCCAGGTCTCCCAGCGTCGCCTCGAGGGCGAGCAGGTTGGGCGAGTGATCATCAACGGCCAGGATACGGGCCCGGGAAAGGCTCGCGCGCCCCTCCCGAGAGCCGGTCATGCGGCCGTCTCCCGTCCAAGTCGTCGCTTCCATCGTCAATTCCCCCCGCGTGGTGACACCCAACGGCAAAGCAGCTCCAGTAGCCGATCGATATCGACCGGCTTCGAAAGATAGTCAGAGGCTCCCGCTTCGAGGCACTTCTCGCGGTCATCCTTGAGGGCGCGGGCCGTGATGGCGATGACCGGCAGCGACGCCCACCGGGAGTCGGCGCGGATGGCTCGCATCGCCTGGTAGCCATCCATCTCCGGCATCATCACGTCCAACAGAACCACATCCAGTGCCGGGTTCTTCTCCAGCAGATCCATGGCGGCACGCCCATCCTGGGCGAACGTCACCCGCATGCCGTGGTTCTCCAGGACGCTGGTGAGAGCGAAGATGTTGCGGGCGTCGTCATCCACCAGCAGCACCTCGCGCCCCGTGAGCAGGCGGCGCCGGGATTCCCGTGCATCGGCGATGGCTCGTGACTGTTCACCCACGCGGCGCATGAACCGCCCCATGTCGGCGAGCATTCCCTCGGGTGAGCGGGCGAAGGATTCGAGCAGCACGGACTCCGCCGAGCGCCGCAAGCGCCGCTCGTCATCTGGCGGAAGCTGCGCGCCGCTGTACAGCAGCACGGGGGGCAGGCGGCCGGGCCGGCGCACCAGCTCCACGAGCAGCTTCAGCCCCCGTCCTCCCGGAGAGGACAGATCCAGCGCCACCACGTCCACCGTGCCCTGGTCCAGCGCCTCCACGATGGCGGACGGCTCCAACACCTTCGCGTCCAGGGGCACCCCGGCCAAGGAGAGCTGCCGCACGCACTCGCTCAACTCGGACCGGGGGTCCACGAGCCCCAGCTTCCTGGGTCCGCCGTCCGGCGGGGGCAGCAGGTGGCTGAAGGCGCCCTGGAGCGCCTCGGGCGAGAAGGGCCGGTCGAGGTAGACGAAGCAGCCGACACACGAGCCGCCCCGCAGCCGATCCACGCTCACCACCTGCACGGGAATGCCCCGGGTGCGAGGGTCGCGCTTGAGCCGGTCCAGCACGCTCCACCCATCGAGGATGGGCAGGTCCAGTTGCAGCACGATCGCCGAGGGCTTGAGCCGCTGGGCCAGCGACAGCGCCACGTCGCCACGGGGGGCCACCAACGCCTTGAGGCCCTCCTGGTGCGCGGTGTCCACCAGGCCCCGGGAGAAGTCCCCATCCGACACCGCCACCAGCAGCACCCGATCCTCCGGGCCCACTTCGTTGCGATCGTCCACCCAGGTCACGGACGACGCGGGGATGTCGTGCACCTCGCCCCGGGGCAGCAGCTCGCGCAACATGGGCAGGTAGCCCACGTCCGCATCGGCCGGCGTCTCCACGCCCCGCTCGAGCCCGTTGTAGCTGCGCGGCAGGTAGAGGGTGAAGGTGCTGCCCTCGCCCCGGGCGCTCTTCACCCGGATTTCCCCGCCGAGCAGCCGCGCCAGCTCGCGGCTGATGGACAGGCCCAGGCCCGTGCCCCCGTACTTGCGGCTCGTGGTGCCATCGGCCTGCTGGAAGGCCTCGAAGATGAGCTTCTGCTTGTCCTCGGGGATGCCGATGCCCGTGTCGATGACGGAGAAGGCGAGCACCTGCTCGGCGTCCACCAGCTCGGGCGCGGAGAAGCGATCCTCCTCGCCCGCCCCGCGGATGCGCAGCGTCACCTGGCCCGTGCTGGTGAACTTGAAGGCGTTGGACAGCAGGTTCTTGAGGATCTGCTGCAGGCGCTTGGGGTCCGTGAAGACGGTGGCCGCCACGTCCGGGTACACCTCGGTGATGAAGCCCAGGTTCTTCTGCTCGGCCACGGGCCCGAAGGTGCGGCGCGCGAAGTCCACCAGCTCCACCACCGCGGCGTCCCGCGGCTCCACCTGCATCTTGCCCGCCTCCACCTTGGACAGGTCGAGGATCTCGTTGATGAGCGAGAGCAGGTCCCCACCCGAGGAGTAGATGGTCTCGGCGTACTCCACCTGCTTGGCGTTGAGCACGCCCTCGGAGTTGTCCGCGAGCAGCTTGGCGAGCACGAGCATGCTGTTGAGCGGCGTGCGCAGCTCGTGGCTCATGTTGGCGAGGAACTCGCTCTTGTACTTGGAGATGAGCGAGAGCTGCTCGGCCTTCTCCTCGAGCGAGGAGCGCGCCTGCTCCACCTCGCGGTTCTTCTCCTCCACCTTGATGTTCTGCTGCACGAGCAGCTTGGCCTTCTCCTCCAGCTCG comes from Cystobacter fuscus DSM 2262 and encodes:
- a CDS encoding sensor histidine kinase, producing the protein MTGSREGRASLSRARILAVDDHSPNLLALEATLGDLGEVVKVQSGEEALLRLLREDFALILLDVQMPGMDGFETARLIKERERSRFIPIVFLTARSRDASHVFRGYAQGAVDYVLKPFAPEILRSKVAVFVELFLKEQQLKRQEALLRQRERETLERESAYRYRVLANAMPLCVFFADATGRLRQGNRAWCELSGLPADVVEDLWRSEVVHPEDREGAYAAWCHSVLTGESFEVQFRMRRHEDGAFRWFLGRAVPERNGQGLVTGWIITATDIDDPKRAGEALARANAAKDAFLAAASHELRTPLAAAKMQVQLAERKYGEAMGEGPRRALAGLNRQVDRMTKLVSDLLDVSRLLTGRLSLEEEEFDLVPLLRTACERLQMLTSEHSLILDVPEWLPMWGDPGRIEQVVTNLVSNAVRYSPQGGEVRLRAWVEGGELALGVSDEGVGIPSEKLALIFERFGQAHGARYGGLGLGLTISQGIVAQHGGRIWAESSGIEGEGSTFQVRLPLHSSEADRELSS